In Tautonia marina, the DNA window GCGAGGGCCGATACAAGGTGTGACAAAGGAGGCATCGTGGCTGGTACACCGAGCGCTCTCACTCCGTCCTCAAGAGCGGTTGCCGGGTGGAAGGGCTCCAGTTGGAGGATGCCTCTCGCCTTCGTCGCGCCCTGGCTACCTACGCCGTGGTTGCCTGGCGGTTGTTATGGCTGACATGCCGGGCCCGACAAGAGCCCGAGGCCGCCTGTAACGCGGTGATCCCCGAAGCCTCGTGGCAGATCTTGCACCGAGCCGTCGAGCGATCCGAACCGCCGGAAAGGGCTCCCGGATTGAGAGGAGCCGTTCGCCCATTGGCCAGGCTGGGAGGCTTCCTGGGACGCGCCCGCGACGCCGAGCCCGGGGTGACGACAATCTGGCGCGGCCTCCGCCGACTGGACGACCTGGCCCTCGGTTGGAATCTCGCCGAGCAAGCGTCGCGGGCAAGTCCCCCCACTTGTGGGTAATGGTGAGCGATTCGTGGGGAAGGTCAGCCGCGAGCGTCGGCTGGAGCTGGCCACGGGCACCGCCTGGTGGTACCACCCCGGTTTCGCCCCCTTGCCGATCCGCTGGGTGCTCAGCCGCGATTCCGCGGGGAAGCTTGAGCCGCGGGCCTGGTTCTCGACCGAGCCGGGGGACGCGGCGCCGGCGATCGTCGCCGACTTCGTCCGCCGCTGGCCGCTGGAGACGACCTTCGAGGAGGCCCGCGCCCATCTCGGGGTCGAGACGCAGCAGCAATGGTCGGACCTGGCGATCGCTCGGGAGACGCCCTGCCTCTTCGGGCTGTACTCGCTGGTGGCGGCGATCGGCGTGGCCCTGCACGACGAGGGCCGGTTGCCGATCCGGACGGCGTCGTGGTATCGCAAGGGCCAGGCGACATTCTCCGACGTGCTGGCGGCGGTCCGGCGTCATTGCTGGGACGGACTGCACATTCGGATATCCTGTCGCGACCCCTCCTGTGTGGAAATCCCCGGGCCTCAACTGGACCGATTGCTGAATGCGGCCTTCTACTCACATTGACCCGCACAAAGTCGAGCAATTTTGAATCCATGGATTCGTGCAAAGTCAAGCTGTGACCATGGATTGCTCTGTCGAAATCCTATGCGGCGGCTGCCAGGAGCATGAGGTTATGGGTCAGGACCCGCAGCAGGATCTCCTTCTTCTGGTTGACCCACCGCCGGGCCCGCAGTGCCGAGCCCAGCAGCCGCTTGACCCGCGAGAACCCGCTCTCCACCTGCCATCGCTGGCCGTAGACGCGGCGGTGGTGCAACCGCCTCGGCTTGCGGCGGAACCGCTTGACCATCTGGCGCCGGTACCTCGTCTTCGGCCACTTGCGGCCCGAGGTGCGCCGGTTTAGCGGGATGACCGTCGAGCGGATGCCCAGGCCCCGGCGGGCCAGCTCGTGGTTGTGCTCGGCGTCGAAGGCGCCGTCGCCCAGCAGCGTGTCGATCGGGCAATGTTTCGCGGCGGCTCGCACTGCCGGGCGGAACTGCGACGAGTCCTGGCTCGGCCCCCGCGAGACGTGGGCCGCGAGGAAGTAGTGGCTGCGGGCCTCCAGCACGGCAGTCAGCTTCGGCCAGGAGCGTTGCCTCCGCCGCTTGCCGGAGCGCTTGGACCGCCAGGAGAAGGAGCGGCTGACGTGCCGCGTCTCGTAGCCGGTGGCGTCGATCGCCGCCCGGGCCTTCGGTGGGATCAGGCCGCGGTCCCGCGCCGCGCGCTCCATCCGCGCCAGCAGGGCATCGACCCCCTATTATTGAGGAGCCGCTCGGCGGCCTTCTGCATCGTGGAGTGGTCGGGGACCTTGGTCAACCCGAGCGTGTCGCGCAGCTCGGCCCACTCGCGGAGCATCTGCTCCAGGCCGCGGTAGTCGGTCTCGAGGAACTCGTGCAGGGATAGTAGGGTGAAGTGTTGGTGCTGGGTGAAGTCGCGCCGGGAGTACTTCGAGGAGTAGGCCGGCACGGCCCCCCGGGCGGCTTCCAACGCCATGCGGGCCACCGCCAGGGGGGACTTGGACATGTGGCAGATTGTATTCATACATACACTACACCCCCATCGCCTCGAAGGTTTTCGACAGAGCAACCGACGATCAGAATCCAGGAAGCGGAAACGCCTGAGGACTCCCTTCACGGAGGAGGTATCCTGAATCCACCTGAAGGTGGGAGAACCGGTCCTCATGCCCCGAAGGCCAGGTAACCTCGACCGAATCCAATTGATCCACTCCGCCCAGGCCGAAGTGTAACCTTGGATCAGATGCGGATTGATAGCTCCCTCCACCGAACCGATACCCGACATGATCGCGACTCCTCGTCCGGAGCGTCACTCTGGCTCCGATGGCATCGCGATTCGATCGCGTCCCCTCTAGTTGAAATGTGACAAAATGGCCACCCTCGGTCTGATTCTGGAGATAAGCCAACGGTTGATCGTGCGAGAGCAAAACGAGATCGGTCCGACCGTCGTTGTCGAGGTCGCCGGCAGCGAGGCCCCTGCCAATGCGAGGGATCTGCCACGGACGGCCCGCGACAGCGCTGACATCGGTCAAACGGCCGGCTCGTCCGCCTTGCAGGAGCTGGGCTGGCATGGCGAAGGGGAACGTCGGACGGTAATCGTTGACATGCCCGTTGGCGGTGGCCAGGTCGAGCCATCCGTCGTTGTCGGCATCGAGGCAGACGATCCCGAAGCCGAGCCATCGGCGGCTCGCGGATAACAGACCGATGTCGGCCGAGCGATCGATGAACATCCCATCACCGAGGTTGTGGTAATAGGTGGTCCCCTCGCCGATGAAGTTCGTGACCGCCAAATCGGGCCGGCCGTCACCTTCGAAATCTCCGATCGCGATCCCCATCCCGGCCTGATATCCTCCCTCGGCGTTCCCGGCCAGGCCCGACTCGTGGGCGACCTCGTCGAATTGCATCGCGCCCAGGTTGCGATAGAAGAAGTTGGCGGTGGTGTCATTGGCCACATAGAGGTCAACCCGCCCGTCGCCGTCCAGGTCGGCGGCCACCACTCCGAGCCCCCGGCCATCGAGGGCGGAGATCCCGGCCTCTTTCGTCACATCGACGAATCGGCCGCCATCATTGCGATAGAGTCGATCCGGTCGGGCCTCGAACTCGCGAGGGTCACAGTAGACCGGGTTGCCCGCCTGATTGGGGGGGCAAGGCCGAGGGTTTGACGAATCCCAGTCGAGGTAGTGACAGACATAGAGATCCGGATCTCCATCCCCATCGAGATCCGCGAAGGCCGCGGAGGTGGGCCAGTCACGATCGCCCCCCAGACCTGCCCGATCCGTCACGTCGGAGAAGGTCCCATCTCCGTTGTTCCGGTAGAGGGCGTAACTCCGCCATCGGGTCACGAACAGGTCCGGGTGCCCATCGTTCTCATAATCAGCGACCGCGACTCCATGGCCGTATCCCTTCGCGAACCCGGAAATCCCGGCGGACTCGGTGACATCCTCGAAGGTCCCGTTGCCCCGGTTCCGGAACAGTTGGTCCCCTGAGCGGGTTCCACCTGGCCCGGGCGGGAACGGTCCGCCCTGGACGACGTAGACATCGAACCAGCCGTCGCCGTCATAATCGATCAGTCCGAGGCCACCGCTCATGGTCTCGGGAAGTTGGCGGGCAGGGCTCTGGCCGTTGTCGAAGGAAAACTCAAGCCCGGCGGGACGAGTTGAGTCGACGAACGCGAGTTTTGTTTCGGGGCGGTCCTGCGAGCGGATCGCCCCGGGGGGGGGACTCTCGGCCTCCTTCCCAGCCAGAGTGAGTTCGCTCAGGAGTTGTTCGGGCGATCGGGGAGCTGAAGTCGCGTCGACCGCGGCCATCTTGCGATCGATCCTGACGAGGGCCTGGTGAGCCCTTGAGTCGTCAGGTCGACGCTTGAGCATCAGTGTCCAGTACGCTTTCGCCTCGAAGATTCGGCCGAGTGACTCGGCCAGGTCCGCCAGCTTCGGGAGGTTGGCCTCGGGATTGCCCTCCCTGAGCAGGTTGCCGTAGCGATGGTGGTCCCGGTCGAGTTCAGCCTTGGCCCGGCGGAGTCCGGCGGCGCGATCCAGGTCACCTCGGATCACAGCCAGTTCGATCCGGCGTTCCAGGGCCGCGGACTCACTCGGTGCGGAAGCGATGAGGGCGTCCAGTGCCCGCGATTCTCGATCGAGACGGGTCTCCAGGTCCCCGAGGTTTGGATCTCGGGCGGCCAGCCAGGCGTCAAGCATCAGGACCCGTTCCGGAGGAAAGACCTGAGACGTCAGATGCTCGAGGGCAAGGCGGGCCTCGTCTGGCCGGTCGGTCGCCATTGCCCAGTCGAGCCGGGCTCGCCAGGCCGCCGGGTCTCGTGGCCGACGATCGAGACAGGCCCTGATCCAGCGGTCCGCCTCCTCGAACTGGCCCGACCAGATCGCCAGGTTCGCCTTCCCGAGCCAGACCCGGTCGTCCTCGGGTGCCTTCGCCGCGGCCTGGTCGAGGACCCCTCTGACCATCTCGATCGGGACCGGATCGACGTCGAGGAGCCAGAGTTCGTGCAAGGTGCGGTACGGATCCGATGACCGGGCCCATTCCTCCCTGAGCACCTTCCTGAGCTCGTCGAATCGGCATTCGAACCGCAGGAGTCGGGCCAGCGACTGCCCCGCCTCAACGGCCTCTGGTCCGTCGGTCTGACGGACAATGTCGAGGAGTTCCTCGAGCTGCGCGAACCGACCCTCGTCGTGGTATTTCCGCAGCAGGACATCTCGGTGCTGAGCCGCCAGCGATGCGTAGGGTGACTCCGGGTCGATCCGGTTCCAGGCGATCATCGCAGGCCCGGGACGACCCGCCGCCTCCTCGCAGAGGCCGAGGTGATAGGCAACCTCGGACTCGGCCCCTCGGTGCCCGAGGAGCCGGACAAGTCGCTCGCGGGCTGGGGCAATCTGCCCAGAAGAGAACTCTGCCACCGCGCGAGAGAGCTCGACCTCGAACCGCCAGCCAACCGCGGCCCGGTACGCCCCCCAGCCGATCGCAAGCAGGCCGAGCCCCGCGATGACGCAAGTCGGCCACTTCCGCCCCTTCCCCGGGTCCCGTTTCTGGGATTGCTTGCGCTTGCGGCGGTTAATTGGTTTCGACGCTCCCATCTTCTTTGATATTCAAATGAATGGTATTGGAACCGCGAGTCACCTCGACCACAATCCCGGAGGTGCTCGTGCTGGTCACCTGCTCGGGTACGAGCACGCGGAAGGACTTTCCATCCAGGCCGGAAACCGTGGCCTGTCCGCCCTTCGCGTTTTGCCGGATGGACTTCGACACGGCGGCGTCTTTCGCGGCCAGGTAGGCCAGTGGGTCCTCCTCAATATCGGGCATTGGCACGTCGACACTCGGGTTCTCATCGAGTCCGAGAATTCCAACCCGGTGGAACCCGACCACGGCGCCGTCCCCGGCCGACTGGCTCGACATGATGAACGTGCCGTCGGGCATGATCGTGCCCACAGCCTGGGGGCCCGTCGTCCCCTTCGACTCGTCGGGCTCGAACATGACGGTCCCGTTCTTCAAGGGCTCTCCCTCCAGGGAGACTGTGCCACTCACCCGGGCAAGGTTCAACCCATTGCCTGGACCGCAGCTGGCCAATCCGATCAGAAAGGCCGCGATGGACAAGACCGTCAAGGAACGCATCGGATGGGTCCTCACAAAGCTAAGTGATCGCTCAGGTGTCTTCAGGATTTCTCGATCACCGCCGAGGCGGCCGGCATGGTCTGGCCGTGCCGGCCACCTCGCGATGGCCGGCACGGCGACCGAGAACCATTGGCGAATCGGCCAATTAATAGGCGTCAGCCGAGATGATCTCGCCCCTTCTTCGGGTCCCGAGCGCGTTGTAAATCCGGGGGTGGATCGTCTGCTTGACGAACTTGACCGACCCGTCAGCCATGGCGAAGTTCGCCCCACCCGGATGGAAGCTCTTGAATCCCCAGATGTAGAACTGGTTCCGGTAGCAGAACTTGGCCTGGGTGATATTCCCGAGGTAACTGATGCTGCAAACGGTGCCGTCGGTCGGGTCGACCTCGTTGTCCTTCAACGAGGTCATCCAGTTCAGCGGGACGTGAGTCCCAGCCCAGGCGCCATGCCCACTGGTCCAGGTCAGCTGACCATTGAGGTTCGGCGAGTTCTCCCCGAGTAGGAACGTATTGCTGGTGCCGTCCCGGACGCTCGCGATGTTCGTGACCGCGCCGCTGCTGCAATCACCGAAGATCCCCTGGAAGGTCCCATTACAGCCCCAGTATGAATCGAGGGGAGCACTTGACCAGACATCGAAGAGTGGATTCCCCGTCCTTGGGTCCCCCACGCTCGCAACATAGTTCGTCACAGACGTGGTATGGGGGCTGGCGAGGTTGGAGATGTTCACCCATCGTCGATCGTCGAACAGCCTGTTGGAGTCGTCCGTTGGGCAGAGGTAGCTCCCGATGATCGTTCGATAAACCGTCACGTGGGCCACACTCATGTTCTGACCGTTGTTGCCCAGCCTCCCGTCGGGCTGAATCCCCACGGTACCACGGTCTGAGAAGTTGATCGCATTGAAGACGGCGCCTTGCTCCATCTGGGGCAGGATGAAGGTCGACCACGCCCACCACGACCCACCCCAGCCACCCGCTTCGCCAATCCGGTTGACCATCGAACCCGGAGGGAAACTCCCGACCGTGTCGTGATAATTATGCACGGCCAGGGCGATCTGCTTCAGGTTATTCGTGCACTGGGCACGGCGGGCGGCCTCGCGGGCAGACTGCACCGCGGGGAGCAACAAGGCGATCAAAACCCCGATGATCGCGATCACGACCAGTAATTCGATCAGCGTGAATCCGCGTCGGCGCATGGAAAAGTTCCTTCCCAGTCTAAGAGGATGCCGATCTGCGAAAGGCACGAAAAGCCTCACCTCGACCATCAACAGATGCGTTACACAGAAGGAAACACCAGCCGTTTCCGGCCGCGATGGTCAAGTTCGGAATCAGGGCCACCGGCAAGAACGAGGGCAATCATTTTGACTTGTCTTCCGAACTGAGCAATCGGTCTGCCTGGGATCATGTCGCCGATCGGGTTTCCATCGGTGCAGGCGTCTCCATCGACAGGACACGAGGCTCGGATTGACCTCGCCCGGGCCAAGGCGTCCCGATGTCTCATCTTGATGAAAGCGCATCGGATTGGCCTTTGGCGTGAGATCAAGTTAGAGCTCTAACCGATGATGTTTTCTGAAGCAAGAAGGAAGTTTGAATATTTGGTTTACGATTAGGCCTTCAATCTCTTTTGCCTCAATCGGCTTCAATCAATCTTGAAATTCCAGACAATCAGTGTTTCGCTGATCACAGAGCGGGGTCAGGCGTCTTACAAACTGCATGTGCATATTGTACGACTTGGCACTTATTCGAATCCTTGTCGGGCCTTCTCCCTGGGATGGGGCGATGGGTTACGATGATGACGCAGCGATCATCTTGAGGGTGCCATTCTCCTCGAGATCGACCGATCACCACCAGAAACCGGAGGGTGAGCATTCATGAATTTCTGGAACAAGCCACTCCTGGGCCGTCGCCGCGTCCTTCAAGCAGGTGCGCTGCCATTTCTGGGACTGAGCCTGCCTCGCCTGCTGGCCTCCGAGGCAATCCAGCAAAGCTCGGATCAGTCGTCGCCGGAAAAGTCGTGCATCTTCATCTTCCAATACGGCGGCCTCAGTCAGCTCGATTCCTGGGATCCCAAGCCGGAGGGACCCTCCGAAATTCGTGGTCCTTACAAGTCGATTCCCACAGCGGTTCCCGGCTTTTGGGTCGGCGAGTTGATGCCTCGCCTGGCTCAATTGGCGGATCGATACTGCGTGATCCGTTCGATGAGCCACAATGTCCCGGTTCACGATGTCGCCAACTCGATGCTCTTGGCCGGGCAATCACTGCCAGCCCTCAATGCCCCCTCATTCGGATCGATTGTCTCAAAGCTCAGGCCAACCTCTGAGGGAGTGCCCTCCCACGTCTGGCTCCAGAAGTTCGGGGGTGGATCAATGCCACCGGATTCGACCTATCTGACAGGCGGGTTTCTCGGGATGGCTCACGCCCCGATCCTCGTGGGGACCGGTCATGACGACAATCCGGCAAACCCCAACTTTCGGGTCGATGCATACGACTTGCCTGATGGGCTGTCGGTTGCTCGTGCTCGGGATCGGCTCGAATTGTTGCACCTCATGGAAGGCGAGAACCCTGACGGCGGCCCTGGGGATTCCCTGTCCCGATTCCGGGAGCGTGCCGTTGACCTGCTTGACGGTTCCAGGGCACGCAAGGCGTTCGACATCGACCGCGAACCCGCCGGGGTTCGTGACCGTTACGGTCGGCATCCGCTTGGACAGAATCTGTTGATGGCTCGACGTCTAGTCGAGGCGGGCGTTCGGATGGTCAATGTCGTCGGCTGGTGCGGCCTTGCACCCTCGGATAAATTCGTCAGC includes these proteins:
- a CDS encoding IS4 family transposase, translated to MEDASRLRRALATYAVVAWRLLWLTCRARQEPEAACNAVIPEASWQILHRAVERSEPPERAPGLRGAVRPLARLGGFLGRARDAEPGVTTIWRGLRRLDDLALGWNLAEQASRASPPTCG
- a CDS encoding transposase, with product MERAARDRGLIPPKARAAIDATGYETRHVSRSFSWRSKRSGKRRRQRSWPKLTAVLEARSHYFLAAHVSRGPSQDSSQFRPAVRAAAKHCPIDTLLGDGAFDAEHNHELARRGLGIRSTVIPLNRRTSGRKWPKTRYRRQMVKRFRRKPRRLHHRRVYGQRWQVESGFSRVKRLLGSALRARRWVNQKKEILLRVLTHNLMLLAAAA
- a CDS encoding FG-GAP-like repeat-containing protein — translated: MGASKPINRRKRKQSQKRDPGKGRKWPTCVIAGLGLLAIGWGAYRAAVGWRFEVELSRAVAEFSSGQIAPARERLVRLLGHRGAESEVAYHLGLCEEAAGRPGPAMIAWNRIDPESPYASLAAQHRDVLLRKYHDEGRFAQLEELLDIVRQTDGPEAVEAGQSLARLLRFECRFDELRKVLREEWARSSDPYRTLHELWLLDVDPVPIEMVRGVLDQAAAKAPEDDRVWLGKANLAIWSGQFEEADRWIRACLDRRPRDPAAWRARLDWAMATDRPDEARLALEHLTSQVFPPERVLMLDAWLAARDPNLGDLETRLDRESRALDALIASAPSESAALERRIELAVIRGDLDRAAGLRRAKAELDRDHHRYGNLLREGNPEANLPKLADLAESLGRIFEAKAYWTLMLKRRPDDSRAHQALVRIDRKMAAVDATSAPRSPEQLLSELTLAGKEAESPPPGAIRSQDRPETKLAFVDSTRPAGLEFSFDNGQSPARQLPETMSGGLGLIDYDGDGWFDVYVVQGGPFPPGPGGTRSGDQLFRNRGNGTFEDVTESAGISGFAKGYGHGVAVADYENDGHPDLFVTRWRSYALYRNNGDGTFSDVTDRAGLGGDRDWPTSAAFADLDGDGDPDLYVCHYLDWDSSNPRPCPPNQAGNPVYCDPREFEARPDRLYRNDGGRFVDVTKEAGISALDGRGLGVVAADLDGDGRVDLYVANDTTANFFYRNLGAMQFDEVAHESGLAGNAEGGYQAGMGIAIGDFEGDGRPDLAVTNFIGEGTTYYHNLGDGMFIDRSADIGLLSASRRWLGFGIVCLDADNDGWLDLATANGHVNDYRPTFPFAMPAQLLQGGRAGRLTDVSAVAGRPWQIPRIGRGLAAGDLDNDGRTDLVLLSHDQPLAYLQNQTEGGHFVTFQLEGTRSNRDAIGARVTLRTRSRDHVGYRFGGGSYQSASDPRLHFGLGGVDQLDSVEVTWPSGHEDRFSHLQVDSGYLLREGSPQAFPLPGF
- a CDS encoding DUF1559 domain-containing protein encodes the protein MRRRGFTLIELLVVIAIIGVLIALLLPAVQSAREAARRAQCTNNLKQIALAVHNYHDTVGSFPPGSMVNRIGEAGGWGGSWWAWSTFILPQMEQGAVFNAINFSDRGTVGIQPDGRLGNNGQNMSVAHVTVYRTIIGSYLCPTDDSNRLFDDRRWVNISNLASPHTTSVTNYVASVGDPRTGNPLFDVWSSAPLDSYWGCNGTFQGIFGDCSSGAVTNIASVRDGTSNTFLLGENSPNLNGQLTWTSGHGAWAGTHVPLNWMTSLKDNEVDPTDGTVCSISYLGNITQAKFCYRNQFYIWGFKSFHPGGANFAMADGSVKFVKQTIHPRIYNALGTRRRGEIISADAY
- a CDS encoding DUF1501 domain-containing protein — translated: MNFWNKPLLGRRRVLQAGALPFLGLSLPRLLASEAIQQSSDQSSPEKSCIFIFQYGGLSQLDSWDPKPEGPSEIRGPYKSIPTAVPGFWVGELMPRLAQLADRYCVIRSMSHNVPVHDVANSMLLAGQSLPALNAPSFGSIVSKLRPTSEGVPSHVWLQKFGGGSMPPDSTYLTGGFLGMAHAPILVGTGHDDNPANPNFRVDAYDLPDGLSVARARDRLELLHLMEGENPDGGPGDSLSRFRERAVDLLDGSRARKAFDIDREPAGVRDRYGRHPLGQNLLMARRLVEAGVRMVNVVGWCGLAPSDKFVSIETWDMHGNAGIDIFGDGWNGLGWALPCCDQAVSALIEDLDQRGLLDRTLVVLVGEFGRTPQISRGASAIGRDHWAKCYSAMLAGAGIRGGHVYGRSDRQGAYVMDRPVSPEDFAATLFHALGIPPDTPIHPDGFSVRASSGTPILDLF